Within Kutzneria chonburiensis, the genomic segment CGCGCGCTCATGTGGACAGTCTGTTGGTCAGCACTCCGTCATGGAGCACCGGTGCACACGAACTGCTGCCGACCGCCGCGGCCAACTCGACGTCGGCGGCATGCCCGGCCGCCGTCAACTCGCGGCCTGATGTGCAATCGCGGAGAAGTTTTGCAATCTTCTCGAGTTCGTACGAGAAGCAGCTCGCCGCCAACCTGGTCTCCGGTGACGCGCTGCTGGAGTCCGTCGCCAGCAGCGCAGCGGCCACGGCGCCCGCGCCGAGGAAGTCTTCGATCCCGGGCCGGAGCGGACCAGCGGTGACGCCCCAGCGCTCGCCGGCCGGCACGATGCCGATCGGCTCTCGTTTTGAAATCTTCTCCACTTCGCACGCGACGGCCGCGGCGTTGCGCAGGCAGGCGGCGAACACGGTCGCGCCGGCGGCCGCGGCCTGCGCGCACAACGTCGCCCCATTGGGTGACGGCAGCGCGAGCAGTGTGCCGGCCGGCAGGTCGAGCAACGACGACGGCCGCAACGTCCACTTCTGGTCGCCGGCAACCACCGCCCCGGCCGCACGTGCGGAGGAAATCGTACGAACATCTCCACTTTTCACCGGCAGTACTCGACCGCCACGCCCCAGCGCGATGTCGACTGCGGTGGTGAACGACAGCACGTCGACGATGACCAGCACCGCGCAACTCGACGCCAGCGCCGCGACGCCCTGCT encodes:
- a CDS encoding 2-phosphosulfolactate phosphatase — its product is MSADVFRQDGYRLRLEWGEQGVAALASSCAVLVIVDVLSFTTAVDIALGRGGRVLPVKSGDVRTISSARAAGAVVAGDQKWTLRPSSLLDLPAGTLLALPSPNGATLCAQAAAAGATVFAACLRNAAAVACEVEKISKREPIGIVPAGERWGVTAGPLRPGIEDFLGAGAVAAALLATDSSSASPETRLAASCFSYELEKIAKLLRDCTSGRELTAAGHAADVELAAAVGSSSCAPVLHDGVLTNRLST